The proteins below come from a single Balaenoptera acutorostrata chromosome 2, mBalAcu1.1, whole genome shotgun sequence genomic window:
- the LOC130707218 gene encoding obscurin-like, which translates to SLSPEPKVVFAKEQPARSEVQAVAGASATLSCEVAQAQTEVTWYKDGKKLSSSSKVRVEASGRGRRLVVQQAGKADAGEYSCEAGGQSVSFHLDVTGQSWRRILS; encoded by the coding sequence tccctgtccccagagcccaAGGTGGTGTTTGCCAAGGAGCAGCCGGCACGCAGTGAAGTGCAGGCCGTGGCGGGGGCCAGTGCCACGCTGAGCTGCGAGGTGGCCCAGGCCCAGACGGAGGTGACGTGGTACAAGGACGGAAAGAAGCTGAGTTCGAGCTCGAAAGTGCGTGTGGAGGCCTCGGGCCGAGGGCGGCGGCTGGTGGTGCAGCAGGCGGGCAAGGCAGACGCCGGGGAGTACAGCTGCGAGGCCGGGGGCCAGAGTGTCTCCTTCCACCTGGATGTCACAGGTCAGTCCTGGAGGAGGATACTAAGCTAG